A region from the Arachis ipaensis cultivar K30076 chromosome B01, Araip1.1, whole genome shotgun sequence genome encodes:
- the LOC107626281 gene encoding probable esterase PIR7A, translated as MERHFVLVHGAMHGAWCWYKVATLLQSVGHKVTSLDMAASGIHPKQASEVNSFREYVEPLTQFMKALPSHESVILVGHSAGGGCISVAMEQFPEKVSVAVFVAALMPGPNITFAALSKEFIQQLGKAPSNEKADKKLSSTEAFTWHDLSGPYNQLSPPEDVMLSKSSMRPIPSFNDYELFDKQTTFTKENFGKVRRVYIMGDQDMTMKEDFQKWMIELHPPNEFKKIDGSDHFLMFSTPIQLFSCLQDISHKYY; from the exons ATGGAGAGGCATTTCGTGTTAGTTCATGGAGCTATGCATGGAGCATGGTGTTGGTACAAGGTCGCCACTTTGCTTCAGTCAGTGGGCCATAAGGTGACATCTCTAGACATGGCTGCTTCTGGGATCCATCCCAAGCAAGCCAGTGAGGTCAACTCTTTCCGAGAATACGTTGAGCCATTAACACAGTTCATGAAGGCTCTTCCCTCGCACGAGAGCGTGATCCTTGTCGGTCACAGCGCAGGTGGGGGCTGCATCTCTGTTGCAATGGAGCAATTCCCTGAAAAGGTCTCTGTTGCTGTTTTCGTTGCTGCACTCATGCCAGGTCCAAATATCACCTTTGCTGCTCTAAGTAAAGAG TTTATTCAACAACTGGGGAAAGCGCCTAGCAATGAAAAAGCAGATAAAAAGTTGTCAAGCACAGAAGCATTCACATGGCATGACCTATCGGGACCCTACAATCAGCTCTCTCCACCAGAG GATGTAATGCTTTCGAAATCATCGATGAGACCCATCCCCAGTTTCAATGACTATGAATTGTTTGATAAACAAACCACATTCACGAAAGAGAATTTTGGGAAAGTGAGAAGAGTTTATATAATGGGCGACCAAGATATGACGATGAAGGAAGATTTTCAGAAGTGGATGATTGAACTGCATCCTCCAAATGAGTTTAAGAAGATAGATGGTTCTGATCACTTTTTGATGTTTTCCACACCAATTCAGCTATTTTCATGCCTCCAAGATATATCGCACAAGTATTATTAA